One Kitasatospora sp. NBC_01287 DNA window includes the following coding sequences:
- a CDS encoding RluA family pseudouridine synthase — protein sequence MSTAAQIRTLPVPDGLEGERLDAALARMFGLSRTKAAELAAEGKVRIDGATAGKSDRVIAGSWLEVEIPAPAAPVQIVAEHVEGMRIVHDDQDIVLVDKPVGVAAHPSPGWTGPTVIGHLAAAGYRISTSGAAERQGVVHRLDVGTSGLMVVAKSERAYTDLKRQFHDRITEKRYHTLVQGHPDPLSGTVDAPIGRHPSSDWKWAVTREGKPSITHYDLIEAYRAASLMAIKLETGRTHQIRVHMSALRHPCVGDLTYGADPTLSKRLGLTRQWLHAVSLGFEHPSDGAWVQFDSEYPEDLSKALDIISAES from the coding sequence GTGAGTACCGCAGCGCAGATCCGCACGCTTCCCGTTCCGGACGGCCTTGAGGGCGAGCGTCTCGACGCCGCCCTCGCCCGGATGTTCGGCCTCTCGCGGACCAAGGCCGCCGAACTGGCCGCCGAGGGGAAGGTCCGGATCGACGGCGCGACGGCCGGCAAGTCCGACCGGGTGATCGCCGGCTCCTGGTTGGAGGTCGAGATCCCGGCCCCCGCCGCCCCGGTGCAGATCGTCGCCGAACACGTCGAGGGCATGCGGATCGTCCACGACGACCAGGACATCGTGCTGGTGGACAAGCCGGTCGGCGTCGCCGCGCACCCGAGCCCGGGCTGGACCGGCCCGACCGTGATCGGCCACCTGGCCGCCGCCGGCTACCGGATCTCCACCTCGGGTGCCGCCGAGCGCCAGGGCGTCGTGCACCGCCTGGACGTCGGCACCTCGGGCCTGATGGTGGTCGCCAAGTCCGAGCGCGCCTACACCGACCTGAAGCGGCAGTTCCACGACCGGATCACCGAGAAGCGCTACCACACGCTGGTCCAGGGCCACCCGGACCCGCTGAGCGGCACGGTGGACGCCCCGATCGGGCGGCACCCCAGCTCGGACTGGAAGTGGGCGGTGACCCGGGAGGGCAAGCCCTCGATCACCCACTACGACCTGATCGAGGCCTACCGGGCCGCCTCGCTGATGGCGATCAAGCTGGAGACCGGCCGCACCCACCAGATCCGGGTGCACATGTCGGCGCTGCGCCACCCCTGCGTGGGCGACCTGACCTACGGGGCCGACCCGACCCTCTCCAAGCGGCTGGGCCTGACCCGCCAGTGGCTGCACGCGGTCTCGTTGGGCTTCGAGCACCCCTCGGACGGCGCGTGGGTGCAGTTCGACAGCGAGTACCCCGAGGACCTGAGCAAGGCGTTGGACATCATCTCGGCGGAGAGCTGA